Sequence from the Corallococcus sp. EGB genome:
TCTCCTTCGGCGCGTTCATATAGTTCAAGACCACGTGAACTGCACCAGATTCCCTCCTGCCCACCAAGCGGTCGGACAGTGCGCTGAAAGCAACGAATAAGGCTGGTTGGTGTCCGGCCGTGCGCAGGGGGGTCCTTGGGGGTCCGATTGAGAGGGAATGCGACGCCGTGGGAAACTAATCCCAGTGTCCGCCGCCTTCCGTCGCCGCCTCGTCCAGAGCTTCGCTTCCCTCGCCACCGGCGTCCCCCTCTTCCGCCCTGGCGCCTCGCTGCCCGGCTCGTCCGCGCCCCTGCTGGGGGCCCCTCCGCCGCCGGACGGCAAAGGCGGCCCGCCGCTGCACCGGCGCCTGCGCGCGTCCCTGAAGATCTCCGTGGTGGAGGGGATGTTCGCGGAGGTGTTCACCGCGTGCGCAGGGCCGACGGTGCTCACGGCGTGGGCCATCGCGCTGAAGCTGGGGCCCTTCCTGGTGGGCGTGATGACGGCGCTGCCGTTCTTCGCGCAGTTCGTGCAGTTCCCCGCCGCGTGGCTCACGCTCGGCTTCGGTCACCGGCGGGTGGCGCTGACGGCGGTGTGCCTTTCGCGGCTCGCGCTGCTGCCCATGGCGCTCCTGCCGTGGCTGGGGCTGTCGCTCAAGGGCCAGCAGCACCTGCTGCTCGCCGTGGCGGGGGCGTCCGCGGTGCTGGCGGTGGTGGGCAACAACGCGTGGGTGGCGTGGATGGGAGAGCTCGTCCCCAGCGCCGTGCGCGGGCGCTTCTTCGGCAAGCGCACCGCGCTCACCACGCTCATGGGCACCGCCGCGTCGCTCACCGCGGGCCTGGTGATGGACCGGCTGAAGGGGTTTGAAGGGGTGGGCCTGGCGCTCCCCACGCTGGCGCTCGCCGCGTGCGTCATGGGCGTCGTCACCACGCTGATGATGGCGGCGCAGCATGATCCGGCGCCTCCGGGCAGCGCGCCGAAGCTGGAGCTCAAGGCGGCGCTCCTGCCCTGGAAGGACGACGGCGCCCCGCGGGTGCTGCTGTACCAGGTGGCGTGGAACGCGGCGGTGGGCGTGTCCGCGCCCTTCTTCGCGCTGCACAGCATCCAGAACCTCAAGATGACCTTCGTCATCATGGCCCTGCACGCGGCGGCGGTGGCGGGCGTGCGCGTCCTGACGGCGCCCCTGTGGGGCCGCGCCATCGACCGGCTGGGCGCGCAGCCCGTGCTGATGCTGTGCTCGCTGGGCATCAGCACCATCCCCATGCTGTGGCTGCTGCCCTCGGCGGGGACGCTCTGGCCGCTCCTGTTCGACGTGTTGCTGGCGGGCTCGCTGTGGAGCGGCCACGGCCTGGCCATCTTCGCGCTGCCCCTCACGGTGGCGCCGCGCAAGGGGCGGCCCTTCTACCTGGCGGCCTTCGCCACCGCGGGCGGGCTGGCCTACTCCGCGGCGGCGGCCCTGGGCGGGGCGCTGGCGGCGGCGGTCCCCCAGCAGTTCATGCTGGGCGGCCACCTCTGGGTGAACCTGCACGTGCTCTTCGTCGTGTCGTCGGTGGCCCGGCTGGGGGCCGCCTTCCTCGCGGCCCGGGTGAACGAACCCGGAGCCGCCACCACGCGCACCGTGGCCCAGGTGGTGGAGCGCTTCCTGCTCCGCCCCCGCCCGGCTACAGCCGGTAGTCGCGCACCATCTCCGCCACGCGCTCCGACAGGAGCTTGAGCGACACGGCGGACTCGCTGGTGGTGGAGATGCGCTTCACCGTGTCGCCCATCACCGTGTTGAGCTCGTTCACGGCGGTGAAGATCTGCTCGATGCCGGTGGCCTGCTGGTTCACCGTCTGCGAAATCTGACGCGCGGACACCACGCTGTCGCGCACGATGGCGGACAGCTGGCGCAGCGTGTCCCCGGACGTGCGCACCTGGGCCAGGCCCGCCTCCATGCGCTGCGTGCCCGCGGCCGTGATCTCCACCGTGGCGAAGATGGCGGTGCTGATGTCCGCCAGGATGCTGCGCACCTGGTTCGTCGCGCGGATGGACTGGTCCGCCAGGCCGCGGATCTCCCGGGCCACCACCGCGAAGCCCTTGCCGTGCTCGCCGGAGCGCGCCGCCTCGATGGCCGCGTTCACCGCCAGGAGGTGGGACTGGTCCGCCAGGTCCTTCACCGTCTCCGTGATGCCGGAGATCTGCTCGGTGCGCTCGCCCAGGGCCATGATGCGCTCGGCGATCTGCTCCACCTGGGCGCGCAGCGCCACCATGCCCTCGATGCTGTCGGTGATGGCGATCTCGCCCGTCTTGCCCAGCACCTCCGCGCGCTCCGCCACGTCGATGACCGTCTCCGCCGCGCGCGACGCCACCACGGACGTCTGGCGGATCTCCTGCGCCGTCACCTGCGTCTCCTGGAGCGCGGCCGCGTGGCGGGACACCATCTCGTTCTGCCGGCCCGCGGAGTCGTTCAGGTGGTCCACCGACCCGCGCAGCAGGTCCGACGACTCCTGCAGCTGCTGCAGCAGGTCCTTCACCTTGGACACCATCATGGAGAAGGCCTTCGCCAGCTGGCCCACCTCGTCCGTGCCCCCCACGCGCACCGTCTCGCGCAGGTCGCCGTGCTCCGCGATGCGCTGGGCCACCTCCGTCAGCTGCACCAGGGGCGCCGCGACCCGGCGCGCCAGCAGGATGCCCACCACCACGAACAGCGCGAGCGCCAGCACGAGGACCACGCTCACCCCGGTGGTGATGGCCGTCACCTGCGCGCGCGCCGCCGTGCGGTTGAAGCCCACGTGCACGCTGCCCGCCCCGCTCGCGAAGCGCGCGCTCACGTCCAGCAGCTCCGCGTCCCGCACGTAGAACGTCGCCTCCCCCTGCGCGCGGCCCAGCCGGTCCCTCAGCTCACGCATCTCGGTGGCGTAGTCGCCCGCCACCGCGCGCAGCTGCCCGGTCCCGTCGAAGACGGCGATATACGCCACCTGGTGGTGGCGCACCGCCTGATCCAAGACGTTCTGGAGCGCCTCCGTCTGGCCGCCCGGCATCGCCGCGGGCAGCGTGGCCGCCAGCGCCGCGGGCAGCGCGCCTCCCACGTCCCGGCCCTGCGCCTCGAAGGCGGAGCTGACCCGGGGGATGAGGTAGCCGAAGAAGAGGACGATGAAGAACAGCGCCACCAGCAGCGGCGCGAGCGTGAGCTTCTGGGACAGGGAGAGTCGCATCCGGGAGCGGCGCCAAATCCAGAGGAAGTCTGGGAAACGAAGCCCCCCTGGACCATCCAGCGAGGTGCCGCATTGTGGACATTCCAGAGGAGCCTGCGCAATGGCTCCGCGCATCCTTCCCGCTCGAAAGTCAGACACCGCGCCCTGGGTAGCCACGACCCCGGGGCGCGGACGTCATCCCGGCCTCAGCCGGCCTTGCGGTTGGAGGGCGCGCTCTCGTCCCACTTCTCCATCAGGGTGTTGGACGGGAGCGTCTCGTCCAGCAGCTTGCGCGCGGCCTCGGCGCCGGTGACGGGCAGGCCCTTGCGGTCGATGAGGCCCAGCTGCACCAGCACGGAGGCCTGATCCCAATAGATGTGCTCGTGGTAGAGCTTGTCACCGCGGAAGTTCACCACCGCCACGAAGGCCGCCTCCACGTACTTCCCGGTGGGCGGGATGCCCGGGAGCATCCAGTCCATCTCGATGTCGTGGGTGAAGCTGAAGATGAACTCGTCCACCACGCGGTCGGCGCCCACGGTGCGCGACAGCAGGGTCATCTTCGTGTCCTTGGGGTTCGCGTGGACGAAGTGGTTCGCGTAGAAGCGGTGCAGGTACTCCGCGCCCACGCCGCCCGTCATCACCGGCACGCTGTTGACGTACGGGTGCGACACCATGGTCTTCATGGTCGCGTCCGCGTCCCGCGCGGCGAACTCCAGCTCCGTGTGCTTGTCCCACAGCGCGGCCAGGTCGTAGCGAGGCCCCATCACCCGCTTGAGCAGCGCGAGCGTGCGCGTGTGCGCCGTCATCTGCGACGGCCGGTGCCAGGCCGGTGAGCCCTCGCGGAAGAAGCCGTGGCGCACGCCCTGGTACAAGTACAGCTCCACGTCCGCGTTGACGTGCTGCCTCACCCGCGCCACCGCGGACGGGGGCACGAAGCCGTCCCACTCCGCGTAGTGCAGCACCATGGGGGACGCGCCCTCACCCGCCTGCGCGAGCACGTCCTCCATGCCCGGCGCGCAGTAGGTCACCGCGCAGTCCACGTGCGCGTGCGCCGCCAGCTGCGCGGCCAGCGTCCCGCCCAGCCCGTAGCCCAGCGCGCCCACCTGCTTCCTGCCCCGGAGCCCCATCACCTCTGGAAGCGCGCGCATCCACGCGACCACCGGCTTCAGGTCCACCTCCTCCGGATCTCCCCTGGAGGCGAGGTCCGGCACCACGACCACGTAGCCCTCTTCACTGAAGCGCTCGGCCATCAGCTTCAGGTGGGCGTTTCCCTCGAACGCCTCCACCATCAAAAGCAGCAGGCCGGGACCCGTCCCGGAGGCGGGGCGTCGCACCCACGCACGCATCGGGTCGCTTCCATCCACGGGAATCCACGTCGAGTTGTCGTTCATTTGTCGCGCACCCTCCCCAAAGCGGACACTATTTGCGTCCGGACGGATCGCCTCCCGGACGTCTGGCATTGTAGCAAACCCTCCACATCTCCGCCTCATGTATTGAGAGGTTTGATGTGGATGGATTGTTGTATGGCTTTTATCTGGACTTATCAGCCAGCACTGCAATGCCTCGCCCGTGACGCGACGTTCACTCTGTTTCAGGCCGTCAGGGGCGCGGCGACGCCCGCACACGAGGAGTCCGCGCGCGTATCGGCCAAAGCCTGACGCGGAAGGCAGATGGAGAAGATCGTACCAACGTCCGGGGTCGATTCCACCCGGAGGGTCCCGCCGTGCGCCTCCACGATGCTGCGCGCGATGTAGAGCCCCAGGCCCAGGCTCTCGCGCTGGCCCGGGCCATTGCCGCGTCGGAAGGGCTCGAAGAGCGTGGGCAACAGGTGCGCGGGGATGGGGGCCCCGGCGTTCTGGACCTCCAGGTGGACGGTGTCCGCGCCCTGCTCATAGGTGCGCAGGCGCACGGGGGCATCGAGCGGGCTGTACTTGAGCGCGTTGTCCAGGAGGTTGGCCACCACCTGCGCCAGCCGGTCCAGGTCCCACACTCCCGGCAGGGTGTCCCGGGCGAAGTCGCAGAGGATGGAGCGCTCCGGGCGCGCCGCGCGCAGCTCGTCCACCAGCTTGCGGCACAGCTCATTGAGGTCGCCCGCGCCCGGCACCACCGGGATGCCTCCGCCCACGCGCGCGCGGGTGAAGTCCAGCAGCTGGTCCACGATGCGCTGGATGCGCTCGCCGCCCCGGGCCACGCGCTCGAAGGCCTTGCGCTGGCCCTCCGGAAGCGCCTCGCGCGACAGCTGGGCGTTGGCGGTGGTGAGGATGGCCGCGAGCGGCGTGCGGATGTCGTGCCCCACGATTCCCACCAGCTGCTGCTCGAGCTCCGTCGCGCGCTGCAGCTCCTCCTCCACGCGCCGGCGCTCCGCCAGCTCCAGCGCCTGCTCCCGCAGCTTCTCTCCGCGCAGGTACAGCTCCACGAACACCGACACCTTGGCGCGCAGGATGTCCGGGTCCACCGGCTTGAGCAGGTAGTCCACCGCGCCGTATTCGTAGCCCCGCGTGACGTAGGCCGCCTCGCGGCTGAGCGCGGTGATGAAGAGGATGGGCAGGTGCTTCGTGCGCTCGCGGGTGCGCACCAGGCGCGCCGTCTCCAGCCCGTCCAGCCCCGGCATCTGCACGTCCATCAGCACGCACGCGTACTCGTCCAGCAGCAGCGCCTTCAGCGCCTCGTCACCCGAGCGCACCGACACCAGCTGCTGGCCGAGCGGCTCCAGGATGGCCTCCAGCGCGAGCAGGTTCGACGGCGTGTCATCCACCAGCAGGATGCGCGCGCGGAGTGCGCCTGGTGAATCCACACCGGGGCGGCGGCGAGACAGCTCGGAGACGGTGGTCAGTGCGGGCGTCCTGGGAACGGAGGGCTTCAAGGGTGCGTTCACTCGGGCGTTGAGGTGGAGCGGCTCGGCGGGCGGACAGGAGGCCGGGACCACCTGAATCCGCCGGAGTCGAGCGCCCGGTTCCAACACGGTCCTCTTGCCACCTTGTTCCCTGCACCTGCATTCAAAAGCCACAGCGAGACAGGAATTCGTAATCAAAACTGACCCGTTGCAATTCCTGTCAGGGGCGTAGACTCCGCGTGCATGACGCACTCGCATTCCAGCACCCTCCTGCTTGGTCCCTCTGACTTGCGCGCGCTCGTGGAGGGCGTGGGTCTGCACGTGCTGATGGACGAGCTCATCCACGCACTCACCGTGGCGCTGCGGGAGCTCGACGAATCCGTCCTCCAGGTGCCCAAGCGGGAGGGCTTCCAGGTGGTGGGCCAGCCCCGGCCCTCCGGGACCCTCGGCTGGATGCCGGCCCTGCGGCGCGGGGACAGCCTGACCATGCGGGTGTCCGCCTCCCTGCCCACCAACCGTGGGGAGGCGGGGCTGCCCACGCTGGTCGCGTCCCACAGCGTTCATGACGTGAAGACGGGGCACCTGGTGGCGGTGATGGATGGCGTGTTCGCCACGGCGCTGCGCACCGGCGCGGCGTCCGCGGTGGCCAGCCGCTACCTCGCGTCTCCCAACAGCCGGGTGCTGGGGCTGGTGGGCTGCGGCGCGCAGGCCGTCTCGCAGCTGCATGCGCTCAGCCGCGTGTTCCGGCTGGAGCAAGTGCTGGTGCACGACGTCGATCCGGACGCGGCGCGCTCCTTCGTGCGGCGCGTGGCGTTCCTGGGGCTGGACGTGCGCCCCACGCTGCTGCCGGACCTGGAGGCTCGCGCGGACATCCTCTGCACCGCGACCACCGTGTCTCCGGGCGCCGGGCCCGTCATCTCCGGCCACGCGCTCCAGCCGCACGCGCACGTCAACGCGGTGGGCTCGGATCAGCCGGGCAAGGCGGAGCTGCCGCTGGCGCTCCTGCGGCGCAGCCTCGTCGTGCCGGACTTCCCCGCCCAGGCGCGCCTGGAGGGCGAGTGCCAGCAGCTCCATCCGGATCAGATTGGCCCGGACCTGGCCACCGTGGTGCAGCAGCCGGAGGAGTTCGCGGGCTGGCGCGAGCGCAACACGGTGTTCGACTCCACCGGCCACGCGCTGGAGGACCACGTGGTGACGCGCCTGCTCCTGGACCACGCGCGGAGCCTGGGCCTGGGCATGCGGGTGGAGCTGGAGTCGCTGGGGGGCGACCCGTTGGATCCGTACTCCCAGGTGCACGGCGAAGGGCCTGCACGCACCACGTCGCCGCGCCGCGCCGCGGGCACCTGACCGACCCGCCGCCGAACGCAGTGACGCCGCCCTGAGGCCCGGTCCTCATCCCGGCCATCAGGGCGCTTTCGTTGCAGTCGCGGCACACAACTTCCAGGACGCCCGGTCGATAATCGCGAAAGAGACATCTATCTACTATTCCGGGAATTCTACACCATGACCGTCCGCGCCCAGCCCTCCCGCGCCACCGCCACCGCCACTGCGAACATCGCCGCCACGGCTCCCCGCACCGCCGCAGCTTCCAAGCGCACGGCGGCCGCGTCCACGGCCCTCACGGCGCCGCCGGCGGGCCTGGGCAAGGGGGACTCCGGGGCGAAGGTGAAGCAGCTGCAGCAGGGGCTGGTGAAGCTCGGCTACATGACGCAGGCGCAGATGAACACGGGCGCCGGCAGCTTCGGGCCTCAGACCGAGACGGCGGTGAAGAAGTTCCAGACCGACCACCAGGTGCCCGCCACCGGCTACTACGGGGATCAGACGGCGGCGGCGCTGAAGAAGGCGCTGACGAAGGTCTCCACGCCGACGACGCCCACGCAGCCGGGGAAGTTCACCAAGCCGGCGGTCATCAGCGCGCCTTCGCCCAACAGCGACTCGCGCGATGGCGCGGACATCGACACCATCGTGCTGCACCACACCGGCTCCAACAACGGCGCCGGGGACCTGGCGTGGATGCGCAACCCGGACAGCAAGGTGTCCGCGCACTACATGCTGGACCGCGACGGGAAGATCTACCAGCTCGTGGGTGACACCAAGCGCGCGTGGCACGCGGGCAAGTCGGAGCTGCACGGCGTGCCCACGGACGTGAACGCGCGCTCCATCGGCATCGAGATGGTCAACGACGGCAGCGGCAAGACGGCCTTCACGGAGGCGCAGTACAAGTCGCTGACGAAGCTCGTGGGCTACCTGAAGCAGGAGTACGACGTGCCCATGAAGAACATCCTCGGGCACAAGGACGTGGCCGTGCCCAAGGGCCGCAAGGACGACCCGGCGTCCAACTTCGACTGGGCCCGCCTGCGCAAGGGCATTGGCGGCTGAGCAGCGCTCCCTGCGCCGCTCGCCCTCACTCCACACCGCGTGCAACCTTCATCCGGGGCGTGCTAGAAGACCGCCCCGGTGCTCCGACTCTGGCTCATCATCTGCCTGATGCTGCTCGCTCCCGTGGGGGGCGGCCTCGCGCACGCGTTCGCGCCGGCGCAGGCGGAGACGTGCCTCACGGGCTGCGCGGATGACGACGCGCAGGGCAAGTGCGCTCCCACCTGTGTGGACTGCGCGTGCTGCACCCATGTGAGGCCGCTGGCCGTCGCCACGCCGCTGCCGGGGCTCGGGGACTCCCCGTTCCGGGAGCCCCCCATCACACTCGAAGCCGCCGAGCCGTCGTCCGCCGAAGCGGATGACATCCTGCACGTCCCCAGATTCCCTCTCGCGTAAGGCCCGCGTCGTCCGTCGTCCGCACGCGCCCCGCCACCGGTGTGCCCGGCTCTTGCCCGGGTGCGCTGGCGCGCGTGGCCCGCCTTTCCGAAGAGGTCTTCCACCGTGTCCATCCGTTCCGCGACGGCCGCCCTCGGGCTGGCCGCCGCCCTGCTATGGCCGCGCCCGGGTGGCGCGGCTCCTTCCCGTCTTACGCTCCAGGACGCTTTTGCCCTGGCGCGCGAGCATGCCCC
This genomic interval carries:
- a CDS encoding MFS transporter → MRRRGKLIPVSAAFRRRLVQSFASLATGVPLFRPGASLPGSSAPLLGAPPPPDGKGGPPLHRRLRASLKISVVEGMFAEVFTACAGPTVLTAWAIALKLGPFLVGVMTALPFFAQFVQFPAAWLTLGFGHRRVALTAVCLSRLALLPMALLPWLGLSLKGQQHLLLAVAGASAVLAVVGNNAWVAWMGELVPSAVRGRFFGKRTALTTLMGTAASLTAGLVMDRLKGFEGVGLALPTLALAACVMGVVTTLMMAAQHDPAPPGSAPKLELKAALLPWKDDGAPRVLLYQVAWNAAVGVSAPFFALHSIQNLKMTFVIMALHAAAVAGVRVLTAPLWGRAIDRLGAQPVLMLCSLGISTIPMLWLLPSAGTLWPLLFDVLLAGSLWSGHGLAIFALPLTVAPRKGRPFYLAAFATAGGLAYSAAAALGGALAAAVPQQFMLGGHLWVNLHVLFVVSSVARLGAAFLAARVNEPGAATTRTVAQVVERFLLRPRPATAGSRAPSPPRAPTGA
- a CDS encoding methyl-accepting chemotaxis protein yields the protein MRLSLSQKLTLAPLLVALFFIVLFFGYLIPRVSSAFEAQGRDVGGALPAALAATLPAAMPGGQTEALQNVLDQAVRHHQVAYIAVFDGTGQLRAVAGDYATEMRELRDRLGRAQGEATFYVRDAELLDVSARFASGAGSVHVGFNRTAARAQVTAITTGVSVVLVLALALFVVVGILLARRVAAPLVQLTEVAQRIAEHGDLRETVRVGGTDEVGQLAKAFSMMVSKVKDLLQQLQESSDLLRGSVDHLNDSAGRQNEMVSRHAAALQETQVTAQEIRQTSVVASRAAETVIDVAERAEVLGKTGEIAITDSIEGMVALRAQVEQIAERIMALGERTEQISGITETVKDLADQSHLLAVNAAIEAARSGEHGKGFAVVAREIRGLADQSIRATNQVRSILADISTAIFATVEITAAGTQRMEAGLAQVRTSGDTLRQLSAIVRDSVVSARQISQTVNQQATGIEQIFTAVNELNTVMGDTVKRISTTSESAVSLKLLSERVAEMVRDYRL
- a CDS encoding alpha/beta fold hydrolase encodes the protein MNDNSTWIPVDGSDPMRAWVRRPASGTGPGLLLLMVEAFEGNAHLKLMAERFSEEGYVVVVPDLASRGDPEEVDLKPVVAWMRALPEVMGLRGRKQVGALGYGLGGTLAAQLAAHAHVDCAVTYCAPGMEDVLAQAGEGASPMVLHYAEWDGFVPPSAVARVRQHVNADVELYLYQGVRHGFFREGSPAWHRPSQMTAHTRTLALLKRVMGPRYDLAALWDKHTELEFAARDADATMKTMVSHPYVNSVPVMTGGVGAEYLHRFYANHFVHANPKDTKMTLLSRTVGADRVVDEFIFSFTHDIEMDWMLPGIPPTGKYVEAAFVAVVNFRGDKLYHEHIYWDQASVLVQLGLIDRKGLPVTGAEAARKLLDETLPSNTLMEKWDESAPSNRKAG
- a CDS encoding ATP-binding protein codes for the protein MKPSVPRTPALTTVSELSRRRPGVDSPGALRARILLVDDTPSNLLALEAILEPLGQQLVSVRSGDEALKALLLDEYACVLMDVQMPGLDGLETARLVRTRERTKHLPILFITALSREAAYVTRGYEYGAVDYLLKPVDPDILRAKVSVFVELYLRGEKLREQALELAERRRVEEELQRATELEQQLVGIVGHDIRTPLAAILTTANAQLSREALPEGQRKAFERVARGGERIQRIVDQLLDFTRARVGGGIPVVPGAGDLNELCRKLVDELRAARPERSILCDFARDTLPGVWDLDRLAQVVANLLDNALKYSPLDAPVRLRTYEQGADTVHLEVQNAGAPIPAHLLPTLFEPFRRGNGPGQRESLGLGLYIARSIVEAHGGTLRVESTPDVGTIFSICLPRQALADTRADSSCAGVAAPLTA
- a CDS encoding ornithine cyclodeaminase family protein — encoded protein: MTHSHSSTLLLGPSDLRALVEGVGLHVLMDELIHALTVALRELDESVLQVPKREGFQVVGQPRPSGTLGWMPALRRGDSLTMRVSASLPTNRGEAGLPTLVASHSVHDVKTGHLVAVMDGVFATALRTGAASAVASRYLASPNSRVLGLVGCGAQAVSQLHALSRVFRLEQVLVHDVDPDAARSFVRRVAFLGLDVRPTLLPDLEARADILCTATTVSPGAGPVISGHALQPHAHVNAVGSDQPGKAELPLALLRRSLVVPDFPAQARLEGECQQLHPDQIGPDLATVVQQPEEFAGWRERNTVFDSTGHALEDHVVTRLLLDHARSLGLGMRVELESLGGDPLDPYSQVHGEGPARTTSPRRAAGT
- a CDS encoding N-acetylmuramoyl-L-alanine amidase; translation: MTVRAQPSRATATATANIAATAPRTAAASKRTAAASTALTAPPAGLGKGDSGAKVKQLQQGLVKLGYMTQAQMNTGAGSFGPQTETAVKKFQTDHQVPATGYYGDQTAAALKKALTKVSTPTTPTQPGKFTKPAVISAPSPNSDSRDGADIDTIVLHHTGSNNGAGDLAWMRNPDSKVSAHYMLDRDGKIYQLVGDTKRAWHAGKSELHGVPTDVNARSIGIEMVNDGSGKTAFTEAQYKSLTKLVGYLKQEYDVPMKNILGHKDVAVPKGRKDDPASNFDWARLRKGIGG